The DNA window TATCGATATGACGGTGTTATATACCGCGCTGCCGCGCTTGACCCAGGCGTTGGACGCCAGCGCCTCGCAGAAACTGTGGATCGTCAACGCCTACCCGTTGGTGGTGGCCGGGCTGTTGCCCGGCGCCGGGATGCTGAGCGACCGCATCGGCCATAAGCGGCTGTTTCTGGCCGGGCTGCCGGTGTTTGCCGTCGCTTCTCTGTGCGCCGCCTTCTCGCCAACCGCCGAGTGGCTGATCGCCGCACGGGTGTTCCTCGCCGTTGGCGCGGCGATGATGATGCCCGCCACGCTGTCCATCGTGCGCCACGTCTTTACCGACGAACGCGAGCGCGCGCTGGCGATCGGCATCTGGGCCTCGGTGGCCTCCGGCGGCGCGGCCATCGGCCCGGTGGTCGGCGGCCTGTTGCTGGAGTATTTCTGGTGGGGTTCGGTGTTCCTGATCAACGTGCCGGTGGTGCTGCTGGTCTGGCCGCTGGCGTGGAAACTGATCCCGCGCTGCGGCGGCGATAACCCGCGCCCTTCTGACATCGTCGGTTCGGTACAGATCATGATCGGCCTGGTCGGCGCTATCTACGCGCTGAAAGAGCTGAGCAAGCCGGCGCCAGACATCGGCGCCTTGATCGCGGCGGCCCTGATCGGCGCGCTGTTCCTGGCGATGTTCGTGCGCCGCCAGCAGCGCAGCGCCAATCCGATGATCGATTTCTCCCTGTTCCGCAACCGGCTGTTCGCCGGCGGCATCGGCGTAGCGCTGCTGTCGATGGTGGCGCTGATCGGCGTCGAGCTGGTACTCAGCCAACGCTTGCAACTGGTGCTCGGCCTCAGTCCACTGCAGGCGGCGCTGTTTATCTTGCCGATCCCGCTGGCTTCGGCGTTGGCGGGGCCGATGGCCGGTTTGCTGTTGCCGCGCTACGGCGAACGCAGCATCATCCTCGGCGGTTTCGCCCTGACCGCTTTCGGCATCGCCGCCCTCGCCCTGCTGTCTCAGAGCGGCATGGCGCCGCAGCTGGTGAGCCTGGCGTTGGTGGGTTTTGGCCTCGGCGGCGTGATCACCGCCGCGTCCACCGCCATCATGTTGAATGCGCCGGAGGAGAAATCCGGCATGGCCGCATCGATCGAGGACGTCTCCTATGAGCTGGGCGGCGTGCTGGGTGTAACGTTGCTCGGCGGGCTGATGACGGCGGTTTACAGCCACAGTCTGGCGCTGCCGGCGGAACTGCCGGTCAGCGATTTGGCCTACGACAGCATCGACGAAGCGTTGCGTCTGGCGGCCGGGATGGCGGCCGATCGCGCGCAGCAGCTGACTCAGCTGGCGCGGTTGGCCTTCGATCGCGCATTTATTACGGTGTTGATCGCCGCTGCGCTGTTGATGGCGCTGGGCGCCGGCGCGGTAAAACTGGCGCTGCGCAAGTAACCGATAAAAGCGGCTTTTTTCGTCTGCGGATCCTGCGTACACTGATTCGGCAATTTGCTCGACGGATTTATCGTCATCGGTTTGAGCGATGGCAATGATGACTGATATCGTGTTTAACCCTGCGATAAATCCGGTTACTGTAACAGCTATGGAAATGAATTCTGTCTACCCTTGGAACGAATAATCAGGAGAAGATTATTATGGCAACGGCGAAGAAAGCAGCGAAAACCCATATCGGCCTCGACAGTAAACAATCGGCAAAACTCGCCGAAGCGCTGAATGCGCTGTTGGCGAATTATCAGGTGCTGTATATGAACGTGCGCGGCTATCACTGGAATATTACCGGCCCGCAATTCTTTGAGCTGCACGCAAAATTCGAAGAAACTTACAACGATCTGCTGACCAAGGTGGATGAGCTGGCGGAACGCATTCTGACGCTGGGCTCGCAGCCGCGTCACGCTTACAGCGACTATCTGAAAACCGCCGATATCAAGGAACACACCAACGTGACCGATGATAAAGGCACGCTGCGCGGCCTGTTGGAAGGGTATTCAATCTTGCTGCAACAGCAGCGCGAACTGCTGACGGTGGCGGCCGATGCCGGCGACGAAGGCACCGCGTCGCTGATGAGCGA is part of the Serratia surfactantfaciens genome and encodes:
- the smfY gene encoding multidrug efflux MFS transporter SmfY, which produces MYAKNRWLILALIASALFLIVIDMTVLYTALPRLTQALDASASQKLWIVNAYPLVVAGLLPGAGMLSDRIGHKRLFLAGLPVFAVASLCAAFSPTAEWLIAARVFLAVGAAMMMPATLSIVRHVFTDERERALAIGIWASVASGGAAIGPVVGGLLLEYFWWGSVFLINVPVVLLVWPLAWKLIPRCGGDNPRPSDIVGSVQIMIGLVGAIYALKELSKPAPDIGALIAAALIGALFLAMFVRRQQRSANPMIDFSLFRNRLFAGGIGVALLSMVALIGVELVLSQRLQLVLGLSPLQAALFILPIPLASALAGPMAGLLLPRYGERSIILGGFALTAFGIAALALLSQSGMAPQLVSLALVGFGLGGVITAASTAIMLNAPEEKSGMAASIEDVSYELGGVLGVTLLGGLMTAVYSHSLALPAELPVSDLAYDSIDEALRLAAGMAADRAQQLTQLARLAFDRAFITVLIAAALLMALGAGAVKLALRK
- a CDS encoding Dps family protein; translation: MATAKKAAKTHIGLDSKQSAKLAEALNALLANYQVLYMNVRGYHWNITGPQFFELHAKFEETYNDLLTKVDELAERILTLGSQPRHAYSDYLKTADIKEHTNVTDDKGTLRGLLEGYSILLQQQRELLTVAADAGDEGTASLMSDYIKEQEKQVWMLNAYLGK